One Candidatus Hydrogenedentota bacterium genomic window carries:
- a CDS encoding GspE/PulE family protein, translated as MDNLERLLDKPIIPQLATPEEISEALKKYYGLQEKTVESMLSTVSSASTMSTLSTMSNVSSMASSMSSMGSSMSASDISLSSISMDSVDFDGDMGVSNATPGGEDDDDSDSPVVRYINHLILEAFRLRASDIHVEPGKFDVKVRYRIDGVLHLMPTPPKRAQKSIISRLKIMSGMDISERRIPQDGRIKLALAGKMVDLRVSALPAVHGESVVMRILDKSGLLLGLGQLGFAPEDQRRWEELLGQATGVVLVTGPTGSGKTTTLYASLHQLNQPDSKLITVEDPVEYQLNGINQVQINHDIGWNFARALRSIFRQDPDIVMVGEIRDQETAEIAIKAALTGHLVFSTLHTNDAPSAFIRLIDVGIKPFLVASGVRAVLGQRLVRTICTACKELYTVPDLERERMAMNIDWNKVEVFHGRGCDNCNHTGYSGRLGVYELMMTTDEIRDMIMNNTASGTLRRAARLGGMTTMREDGWRKVLNGITTVEEVIRVTQPDEPLEKYMNATA; from the coding sequence ATGGACAACTTGGAGCGTTTGCTCGACAAGCCCATCATCCCGCAGTTGGCGACACCCGAAGAGATCTCCGAAGCGCTGAAGAAGTACTACGGACTCCAAGAGAAGACGGTGGAGTCCATGTTGTCGACGGTAAGCAGCGCGAGCACGATGAGCACGTTGAGCACGATGTCGAACGTGAGTTCGATGGCGTCCTCGATGAGCAGCATGGGCAGTAGCATGTCGGCGAGCGACATCAGCCTTAGCAGCATCAGCATGGACAGTGTGGACTTTGACGGCGACATGGGCGTGTCGAACGCGACGCCGGGCGGTGAAGACGACGACGACAGCGACAGTCCGGTGGTTCGATACATTAACCACTTGATTCTTGAAGCGTTTCGTCTGCGTGCCAGCGATATTCACGTGGAGCCGGGCAAGTTCGACGTGAAGGTTCGGTACCGGATCGACGGTGTGTTGCATTTGATGCCAACGCCGCCGAAGCGCGCGCAGAAGTCGATTATTTCACGTTTGAAGATCATGTCCGGCATGGACATTTCGGAGCGGCGAATTCCGCAGGACGGACGTATCAAGCTGGCGCTTGCGGGCAAGATGGTTGACTTGCGCGTGAGTGCGCTGCCCGCGGTGCATGGCGAGAGCGTGGTCATGCGTATCTTGGACAAGAGCGGGTTGTTGCTGGGTTTGGGGCAGCTAGGATTTGCGCCCGAAGATCAGCGTCGCTGGGAAGAGTTGTTGGGTCAGGCGACGGGCGTGGTGTTGGTGACGGGGCCGACGGGTTCGGGCAAGACGACGACGCTGTACGCGTCGCTTCACCAGTTGAACCAGCCGGACTCCAAGCTGATCACGGTGGAAGACCCGGTGGAATACCAGCTCAACGGTATCAACCAGGTGCAGATCAACCACGATATCGGGTGGAATTTCGCGAGGGCGTTGCGCTCGATTTTCCGTCAGGACCCGGACATTGTGATGGTTGGTGAAATTCGTGACCAGGAGACGGCGGAAATCGCGATCAAGGCGGCACTGACCGGTCACTTGGTATTTTCGACGTTGCACACGAACGACGCGCCGAGCGCGTTCATTCGTTTGATTGACGTGGGGATCAAGCCGTTCCTTGTGGCTTCGGGTGTGCGCGCGGTATTGGGTCAGCGGCTTGTGCGAACGATTTGCACGGCGTGCAAGGAGCTGTACACGGTGCCCGACCTCGAACGTGAGCGCATGGCCATGAATATCGACTGGAACAAGGTTGAAGTATTTCATGGGCGCGGGTGCGATAACTGCAATCACACCGGGTATTCGGGCCGGCTTGGCGTGTACGAATTGATGATGACCACGGATGAAATCCGGGACATGATCATGAACAACACGGCATCGGGCACGCTTCGGCGGGCGGCGCGA